In Parus major isolate Abel chromosome 3, Parus_major1.1, whole genome shotgun sequence, the following are encoded in one genomic region:
- the ETAA1 gene encoding ewing's tumor-associated antigen 1 isoform X1: MPGSRRRGLSLRPAALRRRSGGEEQLTRRRAELPAEEGAVEGGAGRGLPAGEAACSPRAAEPCLHKTPKRSLSRKSRIPTFSSPVNDTETQQEIFWDSHSPIAHRLGNGKNKQSTSRCAVEISEIVNRIAPQDEKAACNEGSLIGTWIGEDAIPCTPVVVKGRARTKLSCTRYPKTKNPEEELMKLAKEFDKNLVELDAVQEQEKLGHNLIETNSESSSNSKDEVNMKNQKSVLGEGSEADTAVSLKPVGQSTGIPVAEPCQSSSQKSVDLEAEVALRALFDSSTQKCSGQLSQELSDISLNNSFHKIKSTLEEENLPEKVEETQHGSSEAYQKDTLIAIGSVDQILPKPATDTLTKNNPPNLKTQLMASTKLAGIVNDDFDDWDTDLLADDSFVMQITQNPELISTEEPPQTLANPLVHNFSDASGTRQRSSGNSVTLLGTVNKSNSLQYSPLKHASKSSQNVVKSLSLQKPCKTENSRAETKALHGKCDVKPDKIKSVWKSTQNSDLSHIPVSVQSEIKSGNESTEPKSDALPLFPSRSNPHRQPAEKPGNNTPTISCQSSSVSTNMKPNDLTKVVNQADTGQSNQDEVPKKCPLSFEDWNEPKSSDEILGICGSNSLWDANYEDDELLYQVCDDIEKQTQSQDVKQGNEKTKTIQGASINSISNAGNSFPASKQRLPDLFLAEKTNAKQEDLSLKDSSRNSSKIVHGLATAGHVVNSKNVSNPQAAVSGPSVECKYALLKNCHQDASEDAAKTVSGKWYRSNSVPAGETGSEISPVNAVNIFSGKELNSSHILSNVGKIPSGSSGNKTSVVPSKFKFRKINSSQGGLHIGSENPGNHSGIGITLQGLEGSKNEVNVTLHSKLDNKKSPFKRHLSESFAQSSSASTVEQKNRKCSQEEIERKKQEALARRKSRTQAFCKDA, encoded by the exons ATGCCCGGTAGCCGGCGGAGGGGGCTGTCCCTCAGGCCCGCCGCCCTGAGGAGGCGCAGCGGCGGCGAGGAGCAGCTCACCCGGCGGCGGGCGGAGCTCCCCGCGGAGGAGGGGGCGGTGGAAGGCGGCGCGGGCCGAGGCCTGCCCGCCGGGGAGGCGGCGTGCTCGCCCCGCGCTGCAG AGCCATGTTTACATAAGACACCAAAGAGATCGTTGAGTAGGAAATCCCGAATACCTACTTTCAGCTCTCCTGTTAATGACACTGAGACACAGCAAGAAATCTTTTGGGATTCTCATTCACCAATTGCACACAGACTAG gcaatggaaaaaacaagcagTCTACCAGTAGATGCGCAgtagaaatttcagaaattgttAATCGTATTGCTCCCCAG GATGAAAAAGCAGCCTGTAATGAAGGCTCCCTCATAGGAACATGGATTGGTGAGGATGCTATTCCCTGTACACCTGTGGTAGTAAAAGGGCGAGCTAGGACCAAGTTAAGTTGTACAAG ATATCCTAAGACAAAAAATCCCGAAGAGGAACTCATGAAATTGGCTAAGGAGTTTGATAAAAATCTAGTAGAGTTAGATGCTGTTCAGGAACAGGAAAAGCTTGGTCATAACTTAATCGAGACCAACTCAGAGTCTTCAAGTAATTCTAAAGATGAAGTAAATATGAAAAACCAGAAATCAGTTCTTGGTGAAGGTTCTGAAGCAGATACTGCTGTGTCCCTGAAACCAGTTGGACAGAGCACTGGCATCCCTGTGGCAGAGCCTTGTCAATCCAGCAGTCAAAAGTCTGTAGACCTGGAGGCTGAAGTAGCCCTTCGCGCTCTTTTTGACTCCTCTACCCAGAAATGCAGCGGACAGTTGAGCCAAGAGCTGTCAGATATTTCTCTAAATAATagttttcataaaattaaaagtacCTTGGAAGAGGAGAACCTTCCTGAGAAAGTTGAAGAGACACAGCATGGTAGCTCAGAGGCATATCAAAAGGATACTCTGATTGCCATAGGAAGTGTTGACCAGATTTTACCAAAACCTGCTACTGACACCCTGACAAAAAACAATCCTCCTAATTTGAAGACACAATTGATGGCCTCTACTAAACTTGCTGGAATAGTTAATGATGACTTTGATGACTGGGATACAGATCTTTTGGCAGATGACTCTTTTGTGATGCAGATAACCCAAAATCCTGAATTGATAAGTACTGAAGAACCACCACAAACTCTTGCAAATCCACTTGTGCACAATTTCAGTGATGCTAGTGGAACAAGGCAAAGAAGTAGTGGCAACTCAGTAACTCTTTTGGGGACTGTAAACAAATCTAACAGTTTGCAATATTCACCTTTGAAACATGCTAGTAAAAGCTCACAAAATGTTGTAAAATCACTGTCTTTACAAAAACCGTGCAAGACAGAAAACTCAAGGGCAGAGACCAAGGCCTTGCATGGCAAATGTGATGTTAAGCCAGATAAAATCAAATCTGTTTGGAAGAGTACCCAAAACAGTGATTTGAGCCATATTCCTGTTTCAGTGCAGTCTGAAATCAAGAGTGGAAATGAATCTACTGAGCCTAAAAGTGatgctcttcctctttttccttcaagatCTAATCCTCATAGACAGCCAGCAGAAAAACCTGGAAATAACACTCCTACTATTTCCTGTCAGTCATCCAGTGTTTCTACCAACATGAAACCTAATGATCTAACCAAAGTGGTTAACCAAGCTGATACAGGTCAATCAAATCAAGATGAAGTACCAAAGAAATGCCCTCTCTCATTTGAGGACTGGAATGAACCAAAATCCTCTGATGAAATATTAGGTATTTGTGGATCAAATAGTCTTTGGGATGCAAACTATGAGGATGATGAATTGTTATATCAGGTGTGTGATGATATAGAAAAGCAAACTCAGAGCCAGGATGTTaaacaaggaaatgaaaaaactAAAACTATTCAAGGAGCCAGTATTAATTCCATATCAAATGCTGGTAACAGCTTCCCAGCATCTAAACAAAGACTACCTGATCTCTTCTtggcagaaaaaacaaatgcaaaacaggAGGATCTCTCACTGAAGGATTCCAGTAGGAATTCATCAAAGATAGTGCATGGGCTGGCCACAGCAGGTCATGTAGTGAACTCTAAGAACGTCTCAAATCCTCAGGCTGCAGTCTCAGGTCCTTCTGTGGAGTGTAAATACGCACTGCTTAAAAACTGTCATCAAGATGCTTCTGAAGATGCTGCCAAGACTGTTTCAGGGAAATGGTACAGGTCAAATTCTGTGCCAGCAGGAGAGACGGGTTCTGAAATAAGTCCTGTTaatgcagtaaatatttttagtggAAAAGAACTCAACAGCTCACATATCTTGTCTAATGTGGGAAAGATTCCAAGTGGCAGCTCTGGTAACAAAACTTCAGTTGTGCCTTCAAAGTTTAAGTTCCGAAAGATTAACAGTTCTCAGGGTGGTCTTCATATAGGGTCTGAAAATCCAGGGAATCATTCTGGCATTGGAATTACTCTGCAGGGTTTGGAAGGAAGCAAGAATGAGGTGAATGTGACTTTGCACAGCAAGCTTGACAATAAGAAATCACCTTTCAAGAGGCACCTTTCAGAGTCTTTTGCACAGTCTTCTTCAG catCTACGGTAgagcagaaaaatagaaaatgttctCAAGAAGagattgaaaggaaaaaacaagaagCTCTTGCACGAAGAAAATCCAGAACACAGGCATTCTGTAAAGATGCTTGA
- the ETAA1 gene encoding ewing's tumor-associated antigen 1 isoform X2 produces the protein MKLAKEFDKNLVELDAVQEQEKLGHNLIETNSESSSNSKDEVNMKNQKSVLGEGSEADTAVSLKPVGQSTGIPVAEPCQSSSQKSVDLEAEVALRALFDSSTQKCSGQLSQELSDISLNNSFHKIKSTLEEENLPEKVEETQHGSSEAYQKDTLIAIGSVDQILPKPATDTLTKNNPPNLKTQLMASTKLAGIVNDDFDDWDTDLLADDSFVMQITQNPELISTEEPPQTLANPLVHNFSDASGTRQRSSGNSVTLLGTVNKSNSLQYSPLKHASKSSQNVVKSLSLQKPCKTENSRAETKALHGKCDVKPDKIKSVWKSTQNSDLSHIPVSVQSEIKSGNESTEPKSDALPLFPSRSNPHRQPAEKPGNNTPTISCQSSSVSTNMKPNDLTKVVNQADTGQSNQDEVPKKCPLSFEDWNEPKSSDEILGICGSNSLWDANYEDDELLYQVCDDIEKQTQSQDVKQGNEKTKTIQGASINSISNAGNSFPASKQRLPDLFLAEKTNAKQEDLSLKDSSRNSSKIVHGLATAGHVVNSKNVSNPQAAVSGPSVECKYALLKNCHQDASEDAAKTVSGKWYRSNSVPAGETGSEISPVNAVNIFSGKELNSSHILSNVGKIPSGSSGNKTSVVPSKFKFRKINSSQGGLHIGSENPGNHSGIGITLQGLEGSKNEVNVTLHSKLDNKKSPFKRHLSESFAQSSSASTVEQKNRKCSQEEIERKKQEALARRKSRTQAFCKDA, from the exons ATGAAATTGGCTAAGGAGTTTGATAAAAATCTAGTAGAGTTAGATGCTGTTCAGGAACAGGAAAAGCTTGGTCATAACTTAATCGAGACCAACTCAGAGTCTTCAAGTAATTCTAAAGATGAAGTAAATATGAAAAACCAGAAATCAGTTCTTGGTGAAGGTTCTGAAGCAGATACTGCTGTGTCCCTGAAACCAGTTGGACAGAGCACTGGCATCCCTGTGGCAGAGCCTTGTCAATCCAGCAGTCAAAAGTCTGTAGACCTGGAGGCTGAAGTAGCCCTTCGCGCTCTTTTTGACTCCTCTACCCAGAAATGCAGCGGACAGTTGAGCCAAGAGCTGTCAGATATTTCTCTAAATAATagttttcataaaattaaaagtacCTTGGAAGAGGAGAACCTTCCTGAGAAAGTTGAAGAGACACAGCATGGTAGCTCAGAGGCATATCAAAAGGATACTCTGATTGCCATAGGAAGTGTTGACCAGATTTTACCAAAACCTGCTACTGACACCCTGACAAAAAACAATCCTCCTAATTTGAAGACACAATTGATGGCCTCTACTAAACTTGCTGGAATAGTTAATGATGACTTTGATGACTGGGATACAGATCTTTTGGCAGATGACTCTTTTGTGATGCAGATAACCCAAAATCCTGAATTGATAAGTACTGAAGAACCACCACAAACTCTTGCAAATCCACTTGTGCACAATTTCAGTGATGCTAGTGGAACAAGGCAAAGAAGTAGTGGCAACTCAGTAACTCTTTTGGGGACTGTAAACAAATCTAACAGTTTGCAATATTCACCTTTGAAACATGCTAGTAAAAGCTCACAAAATGTTGTAAAATCACTGTCTTTACAAAAACCGTGCAAGACAGAAAACTCAAGGGCAGAGACCAAGGCCTTGCATGGCAAATGTGATGTTAAGCCAGATAAAATCAAATCTGTTTGGAAGAGTACCCAAAACAGTGATTTGAGCCATATTCCTGTTTCAGTGCAGTCTGAAATCAAGAGTGGAAATGAATCTACTGAGCCTAAAAGTGatgctcttcctctttttccttcaagatCTAATCCTCATAGACAGCCAGCAGAAAAACCTGGAAATAACACTCCTACTATTTCCTGTCAGTCATCCAGTGTTTCTACCAACATGAAACCTAATGATCTAACCAAAGTGGTTAACCAAGCTGATACAGGTCAATCAAATCAAGATGAAGTACCAAAGAAATGCCCTCTCTCATTTGAGGACTGGAATGAACCAAAATCCTCTGATGAAATATTAGGTATTTGTGGATCAAATAGTCTTTGGGATGCAAACTATGAGGATGATGAATTGTTATATCAGGTGTGTGATGATATAGAAAAGCAAACTCAGAGCCAGGATGTTaaacaaggaaatgaaaaaactAAAACTATTCAAGGAGCCAGTATTAATTCCATATCAAATGCTGGTAACAGCTTCCCAGCATCTAAACAAAGACTACCTGATCTCTTCTtggcagaaaaaacaaatgcaaaacaggAGGATCTCTCACTGAAGGATTCCAGTAGGAATTCATCAAAGATAGTGCATGGGCTGGCCACAGCAGGTCATGTAGTGAACTCTAAGAACGTCTCAAATCCTCAGGCTGCAGTCTCAGGTCCTTCTGTGGAGTGTAAATACGCACTGCTTAAAAACTGTCATCAAGATGCTTCTGAAGATGCTGCCAAGACTGTTTCAGGGAAATGGTACAGGTCAAATTCTGTGCCAGCAGGAGAGACGGGTTCTGAAATAAGTCCTGTTaatgcagtaaatatttttagtggAAAAGAACTCAACAGCTCACATATCTTGTCTAATGTGGGAAAGATTCCAAGTGGCAGCTCTGGTAACAAAACTTCAGTTGTGCCTTCAAAGTTTAAGTTCCGAAAGATTAACAGTTCTCAGGGTGGTCTTCATATAGGGTCTGAAAATCCAGGGAATCATTCTGGCATTGGAATTACTCTGCAGGGTTTGGAAGGAAGCAAGAATGAGGTGAATGTGACTTTGCACAGCAAGCTTGACAATAAGAAATCACCTTTCAAGAGGCACCTTTCAGAGTCTTTTGCACAGTCTTCTTCAG catCTACGGTAgagcagaaaaatagaaaatgttctCAAGAAGagattgaaaggaaaaaacaagaagCTCTTGCACGAAGAAAATCCAGAACACAGGCATTCTGTAAAGATGCTTGA